Within Candidatus Equadaptatus faecalis, the genomic segment TCGACGCAGAGTTTCTTAAGAAGTTCGACGTCTTTTTTGCTTGCGTGTTTCGCATCGCCTGCCGCGACCGCGCGGGCGACCATTGCCGCTACTTCATAACGTGTTGCCTGCTGGGCACCTTTGAATGCGCCATCAGGATATCCGCTGATAAGACCATCAGCTGCGAGCTGTGCTACTGCATCATACGCCCAATGTCCTGCAGGAACGTCTGCGAACGGGTTGGCTGCAAATGCAGGTGCTGCAAATGCTACGAGTGCTACTACTGCGAGTACTGCCATAAATTTCTTCATTGTTTTTTACAACCCCTTAGTTGTGTATTTTTTATTGCGTAAGCTCCGCTTGCGGGGTTGCCATCGATCTTTGTCTAAGTATCCTGGTTTCCTTCACACAAAGTCTTCGGGCCTCTGTCGCTTGCTTCGCTTTCGCCTTTCCGTCTGCTCTCCTTTATTGGCAGGGTTGTGTTTTCACCATCCTTTCGCGCCTTCGAGGGTCATCGCAGATTTCAAGCAATTAGAGTTATATATAATGAAAGGAGAATTTTGATTTTTGTTTCTTGGGTTTCGTTTTCTCCTGACAATATTCGTTTTAATTCTGTCTTCTGTATGCTGCCGCGCCCGCCGTAACGCTGCCGAACACGACAATTTTGTCAAGGTTCCAAACTTGCGATTGTTATTAAAGCATAAAGTTTTGGGTTTGTCAAATGTTTTGTTTTTCGAGATTTGTGATGGGGGGGGGGCGTCAGACAAAGT encodes:
- a CDS encoding S-layer homology domain-containing protein, producing MKKFMAVLAVVALVAFAAPAFAANPFADVPAGHWAYDAVAQLAADGLISGYPDGAFKGAQQATRYEVAAMVARAVAAGDAKHASKKDVELLKKLCV